In Egibacteraceae bacterium, the following proteins share a genomic window:
- a CDS encoding homogentisate phytyltransferase, translating to MPNLPHSTQHPIRRHVSTAIGFSRPHTIVGTVVSLCALFVVARSVPTAADPGLAGPSLADLGLALAAGLGVNVFIVGLNQLTDVSLDRVNKPWLPLACGSMTPTAARLVVGAALVVALVAGAAGGPWLLAAIAIAAALGAAYSLQPLRLKRYHPLAAGCIVAVRGLVVNLLVFAHYAAVPGTGLPLPPALVALTAVALVTGLVIAWFKDLGDMEGDRRYAVGTLPLRLGAPRVVALGVGALLVAYAAVAVAGVVGVPGLHRGVLAGGHAALAGRLVLAVRTLDTGDEGAVARFYRTIWVLFCAAYGVFAAAAVLG from the coding sequence GTGCCCAATCTCCCGCACAGCACGCAGCACCCGATCCGCCGGCACGTGTCCACGGCGATCGGCTTCAGCCGTCCGCACACCATCGTGGGCACGGTCGTCAGCCTGTGCGCCCTCTTCGTGGTGGCCCGCTCGGTGCCCACCGCCGCCGACCCGGGCCTGGCCGGTCCGAGCCTCGCCGACCTGGGTCTGGCCTTGGCGGCCGGCCTGGGGGTCAACGTCTTCATCGTCGGGCTGAACCAGCTGACCGACGTGTCGCTCGACCGGGTGAACAAGCCGTGGCTCCCGTTGGCCTGCGGCTCGATGACCCCCACGGCCGCCCGCCTGGTCGTGGGCGCCGCGCTCGTCGTGGCGCTCGTCGCGGGCGCCGCCGGGGGGCCGTGGCTGCTCGCCGCGATCGCCATCGCCGCAGCGCTCGGCGCGGCGTACTCCCTGCAGCCGCTGCGGCTCAAGCGCTACCACCCGCTGGCTGCCGGGTGCATCGTGGCGGTCCGCGGGCTCGTGGTGAACCTGCTGGTCTTCGCCCACTACGCCGCGGTGCCGGGGACCGGGCTGCCGCTGCCGCCCGCGCTGGTCGCCCTCACCGCCGTGGCGCTCGTGACCGGGCTGGTCATCGCCTGGTTCAAGGACCTGGGCGACATGGAGGGCGACCGCCGGTACGCCGTCGGCACGCTGCCGCTGCGGCTGGGCGCCCCGCGCGTGGTGGCGCTGGGGGTCGGGGCGTTGCTGGTCGCCTACGCGGCGGTTGCGGTCGCCGGCGTGGTCGGCGTCCCGGGCCTGCACCGCGGGGTGCTGGCGGGGGGCCACGCCGCGCTGGCGGGCCGGCTCGTCCTCGCGGTCCGCACCCTCGACACCGGCGACGAGGGCGCCGTCGCCCGGTTCTACCGGACGATCTGGGTGCTGTTCTGCGCCGCGTACGGGGTGTTCGCCGCCGCGGCTGTCCTCGGATGA